A region of Leifsonia xyli DNA encodes the following proteins:
- a CDS encoding heme ABC transporter ATP-binding protein: MKLELRGITKRFGALVANDHIDLTVEPGEIHCLLGENGAGKSTLMNVLYGFYQADEGEILLDDVVQHFSGPGDAMKAGIGMVHQHFMLIPVFTVAENVMLGHEQTKFGGRLDLNAARAKVREISARFGFDVDPDALVEDLPVGVQQRVEIIKALSQDAKVLVFDEPTAVLTPQETDELMAIMRQLKEQGTAIIFITHKLREVREVADRITVIRLGKVIGEAEPTATNAEMASMMVGRAVSLTVSKEPATPGGPALVVKDLSVIDQIGQIVVNNVSFEVRAGEILAIAGVQGNGQTELTEAIIGLQPRVQGEILLDGTPIQGHSVRKVLDAGVGFVPEDRNEDGLVGEFTIQENLMLDRSTGDPFVKGGNIQFSYLKDFAEEKVREFDVRTQSIDTKVGRLSGGNAQKVVLARELSRELRLFVAAQPTRGLDVGSIEFVHKRIVETRDAGVPVIVVSTELDEVAALADRIAVMYRGGIVGIVPGNTSRDVLGLMMAGETPEQAGAAA, from the coding sequence ATGAAGCTCGAACTCCGCGGCATCACCAAACGGTTCGGTGCCCTGGTCGCGAACGACCACATCGACCTCACCGTAGAACCCGGCGAGATCCACTGTCTGCTCGGCGAGAACGGCGCAGGCAAGTCCACTCTGATGAACGTGCTCTACGGCTTCTATCAGGCCGACGAGGGCGAGATCCTGCTGGACGACGTCGTCCAGCACTTCTCCGGCCCCGGCGACGCCATGAAGGCCGGCATCGGCATGGTCCACCAGCACTTCATGCTCATCCCCGTCTTCACCGTCGCCGAGAACGTCATGCTCGGCCACGAGCAGACGAAGTTCGGCGGTCGTCTCGACCTCAATGCCGCTCGCGCGAAGGTGCGCGAGATCTCGGCGCGGTTCGGCTTCGACGTCGACCCGGACGCGCTGGTCGAAGACCTGCCGGTCGGTGTCCAGCAGCGGGTCGAGATCATCAAGGCGCTGTCGCAGGATGCCAAGGTCCTCGTCTTCGACGAGCCGACCGCCGTGCTGACCCCGCAGGAGACCGACGAGCTGATGGCGATCATGCGCCAGCTCAAGGAGCAGGGCACGGCGATCATCTTCATCACGCACAAGCTCCGCGAGGTGCGCGAGGTCGCCGACCGCATCACCGTCATCCGCCTCGGCAAGGTGATCGGCGAGGCCGAGCCCACCGCGACCAACGCCGAGATGGCGTCGATGATGGTCGGTCGCGCGGTGTCGCTGACCGTCTCGAAGGAGCCGGCGACGCCCGGCGGCCCGGCGCTCGTGGTCAAGGACCTGTCGGTGATCGACCAGATCGGCCAGATCGTCGTCAACAACGTGAGCTTCGAGGTCCGCGCGGGAGAGATCCTCGCGATCGCGGGGGTGCAGGGCAACGGGCAGACCGAGCTGACCGAGGCGATCATCGGCCTCCAGCCGCGTGTCCAGGGCGAGATCCTGCTCGACGGCACGCCCATCCAGGGTCACAGCGTCCGCAAGGTGCTCGACGCCGGCGTCGGCTTCGTGCCGGAGGACCGCAACGAGGACGGCCTGGTCGGCGAGTTCACCATCCAGGAGAACCTGATGCTCGACCGCTCGACCGGCGATCCCTTCGTCAAGGGCGGCAACATCCAGTTCTCCTATCTCAAGGACTTCGCCGAGGAGAAGGTGCGCGAGTTCGACGTGCGCACCCAGTCCATCGACACCAAGGTAGGCCGGCTGTCGGGCGGAAACGCGCAGAAGGTCGTCCTCGCCCGCGAGCTCAGCCGCGAGCTGCGGCTGTTCGTCGCGGCGCAGCCCACCCGCGGCCTCGACGTCGGATCGATCGAGTTCGTCCACAAGCGCATCGTCGAGACCCGGGATGCGGGCGTGCCCGTCATCGTCGTCTCGACCGAGCTCGACGAGGTCGCCGCGCTCGCGGACCGCATCGCCGTGATGTACCGCGGCGGCATCGTAGGAATCGTGCCGGGGAACACGTCTCGCGACGTCCTCGGCCTCATGATGGCCGGCGAGACGCCGGAGCAGGCAGGAGCAGCAGCATGA
- a CDS encoding ABC transporter permease yields MTGTDTAPAQPVNPQTPAPAPAGDKDDSRWNQAIRDIMGGPVIISILAVVLALIVGAILIAITDPGVQRAAGYFFARPGDTFSAIWTSVSNAYVSMFQGAIYNFRRPSFAAGIRPLTETLTFATPLIVSGLGVALAFRVGLFNIGAQGQILIAAAASAWVGFSFNLPPVIHLVLAVVAGIVGGAIWAGIVGALKARTGAHEVIVTIMLNYIAFYLIAYMLRTQGLLQAPGSNNPKAPAVKANAIFPPLFGEQYNLTWAFVVVIAATVFVWWLINRSSLGFRFRAVGENPNAARVAGINVKNIYLYAMLIAGGLVGIAGASQALGVFPQGISSGVDAGIGFDAITVALLGRSRPWGVFIAGLLFGALKAGGYTIQAANDIPIDIILILQSLIVLFVAAPPLVRAIFRLPTPGSAPRRPRPIVTKEVEAK; encoded by the coding sequence ATGACCGGGACCGACACGGCGCCGGCCCAGCCCGTGAACCCGCAGACGCCGGCCCCCGCGCCCGCCGGCGACAAGGACGACTCGCGCTGGAACCAGGCGATCCGCGACATCATGGGCGGCCCGGTGATCATCTCGATCCTGGCCGTCGTGCTGGCGCTGATCGTCGGCGCGATCCTCATCGCGATCACCGACCCCGGTGTGCAGCGCGCAGCCGGATACTTCTTCGCCCGCCCGGGCGACACGTTCTCGGCGATCTGGACCTCGGTGTCGAACGCCTACGTCTCGATGTTCCAGGGCGCGATCTACAACTTCCGCCGCCCGTCGTTCGCGGCCGGCATCCGTCCGCTGACCGAGACGCTGACGTTCGCCACCCCGCTGATCGTCAGCGGCCTCGGTGTCGCGCTGGCGTTCCGCGTCGGCCTGTTCAACATCGGTGCGCAGGGCCAGATCCTCATCGCCGCGGCGGCGTCCGCGTGGGTCGGGTTCTCGTTCAACCTGCCGCCCGTGATCCACCTGGTGCTCGCGGTCGTCGCGGGCATCGTCGGCGGCGCGATCTGGGCCGGTATCGTCGGAGCGCTGAAGGCGCGGACCGGTGCCCACGAGGTGATCGTCACGATCATGCTCAACTACATCGCGTTCTATCTGATCGCCTACATGCTGCGCACCCAGGGACTGCTCCAGGCGCCGGGCTCGAACAACCCGAAGGCGCCGGCGGTCAAGGCGAATGCGATCTTCCCGCCGCTGTTCGGCGAGCAGTACAACCTGACCTGGGCGTTCGTCGTCGTCATCGCCGCGACCGTCTTCGTCTGGTGGCTGATCAACCGCTCCAGCCTCGGCTTCCGCTTCCGCGCCGTCGGCGAGAACCCGAATGCAGCACGGGTCGCGGGTATCAACGTCAAGAACATCTACCTGTACGCGATGCTCATCGCCGGTGGCCTCGTCGGCATCGCCGGCGCCAGCCAGGCGCTCGGTGTGTTCCCGCAAGGCATCAGCTCGGGCGTGGATGCGGGCATCGGCTTCGACGCCATCACCGTCGCCCTGCTGGGCCGGTCGCGGCCGTGGGGCGTGTTCATCGCCGGTCTGCTGTTCGGTGCGCTCAAGGCCGGCGGCTACACCATCCAGGCCGCCAACGACATCCCGATCGACATCATCCTCATCCTGCAGTCGCTGATCGTGCTGTTCGTCGCGGCGCCGCCGCTGGTGCGCGCGATCTTCCGTCTCCCGACCCCGGGGAGCGCGCCCCGGAGACCGCGTCCCATCGTCACGAAGGAGGTGGAGGCCAAGTGA
- a CDS encoding ABC transporter permease, producing the protein MSTTAPVVPDSSPIVLEKAEIRSWKAPIALAVFVVISLVLFFGFARHGQSTFRFSEKSDAIRIANLTVDTFATTVIVTILLVILTALSAWYSYRAQKTPIWLVIVFALLFMFGFLAWAGSGELPVPVTGLLLGTISLSVPLVFGALGGVISERGGVVNVAIEGQLLAGAFVSAMTATLTGSWVVGLLAALVAGVLVSFVLAAFSIKYLVDQVIVGVVLNVLVTGLTSFLYSQVLAGNPQLLNHPPRLPEWPIPVLSEIPIIGPVLFRQTIIEYLMYIAVFAVWFGLFKTRWGLRLRSVGEHPEAADTVGINVNSTRFWNVSLAGAVAGLGGAYFTLGSVGAFSKEMTAGQGFIALAAVIFGRWDPIRATLAALLFGFASNLQNVLGIIGSPVPSEFMLMLPYVVTIFAVAGLVGLSRAPAADGKPYIKS; encoded by the coding sequence GTGAGCACCACCGCCCCCGTCGTCCCCGACTCCTCGCCGATCGTCCTCGAGAAGGCGGAGATCCGCTCCTGGAAGGCGCCGATCGCGCTCGCGGTCTTCGTCGTGATCAGCCTGGTGCTGTTCTTCGGCTTCGCCCGTCACGGCCAGAGCACCTTCCGGTTCTCCGAGAAGTCGGACGCGATCCGGATCGCCAACCTCACCGTCGACACGTTCGCGACCACCGTGATCGTCACGATCCTGCTCGTCATCCTGACGGCGCTGAGCGCCTGGTACTCGTACCGCGCGCAGAAGACGCCGATCTGGCTGGTCATCGTCTTCGCCCTGCTGTTCATGTTCGGCTTCCTCGCCTGGGCCGGATCGGGCGAGCTGCCCGTCCCGGTCACCGGCCTGCTGCTCGGAACGATCAGCCTCTCGGTGCCGCTCGTCTTCGGCGCCCTGGGCGGTGTGATCTCCGAGCGCGGCGGCGTGGTCAACGTCGCCATCGAGGGTCAGCTCCTCGCCGGCGCCTTCGTCTCGGCCATGACCGCGACGCTCACCGGCAGCTGGGTGGTCGGCCTGCTGGCCGCGCTCGTCGCGGGCGTGCTCGTCTCGTTCGTGCTCGCCGCCTTCTCGATCAAGTACCTGGTCGACCAGGTCATCGTCGGCGTCGTGCTGAACGTGCTCGTCACCGGCCTCACGAGCTTCCTGTACTCCCAGGTGCTCGCGGGCAACCCGCAGCTGCTCAACCACCCGCCGCGCCTGCCGGAGTGGCCGATCCCGGTGCTCAGCGAGATCCCGATCATCGGCCCGGTGCTGTTCCGCCAGACGATCATCGAGTACCTCATGTACATCGCGGTCTTCGCCGTGTGGTTCGGCCTCTTCAAGACCCGCTGGGGCCTCCGCCTCCGCTCGGTCGGCGAGCACCCGGAGGCCGCGGACACCGTGGGCATCAACGTCAACAGCACGAGGTTCTGGAACGTCTCGCTCGCGGGCGCCGTGGCCGGCCTCGGCGGCGCGTACTTCACGCTGGGCTCGGTGGGCGCGTTCTCGAAGGAGATGACCGCAGGCCAGGGCTTCATCGCCCTCGCGGCCGTCATCTTCGGACGCTGGGACCCGATCCGTGCGACCCTCGCGGCCCTGCTGTTCGGCTTCGCGTCGAACCTGCAGAACGTGCTCGGCATCATCGGCTCGCCGGTCCCGAGCGAGTTCATGCTGATGCTGCCCTACGTCGTCACGATCTTCGCGGTCGCCGGCCTCGTCGGCCTTTCGCGGGCCCCGGCCGCCGACGGAAAGCCGTACATCAAATCATGA
- a CDS encoding cytidine deaminase yields MTDLPNADSIDWEALRAAATDAMHRAYAPYSNFPVGAAALVDDGRIVSGCNVENASYGVTLCAECGLVSSLAMTGGGHLVAFTCVDGDGATLMPCGRCRQLLYEHSAEGMLLETVSGIRTIDQVLPDAFGPRQLAAYAAEHEND; encoded by the coding sequence ATGACCGACCTCCCGAACGCCGACTCCATCGACTGGGAGGCCCTGCGCGCCGCCGCGACCGACGCGATGCACCGCGCCTACGCCCCCTACTCGAACTTCCCGGTGGGAGCGGCCGCGCTCGTCGACGACGGACGCATCGTCAGCGGCTGCAACGTCGAGAACGCCAGCTACGGCGTGACGCTCTGTGCGGAATGCGGACTCGTGTCGTCGCTCGCGATGACCGGCGGCGGCCACCTCGTCGCCTTCACCTGCGTCGACGGCGACGGCGCGACGCTCATGCCGTGCGGCCGCTGCCGACAGCTGCTCTACGAGCACTCGGCCGAGGGGATGCTGCTGGAGACCGTCTCCGGCATCCGGACCATCGACCAGGTGCTGCCCGACGCGTTCGGGCCGCGCCAGCTCGCCGCCTACGCGGCCGAGCACGAGAACGACTGA
- a CDS encoding thymidine phosphorylase, translating to MSDLAGEVEAFDAVDLIRTKRDRGELSTAEIDWLVDAYTRGYVGDEQMSAMTMAIFLNGMTRREIKDLTLAMIASGERMDFSGLGKPTADKHSTGGVGDKITLPLMPLVATFGVAVPQLSGRGLGHTGGTLDKLESIPGWRASLSNAEMFAQLQNEGGVICAAGSGLAPADGKLYALRDITGTVEAIPLIASSIMSKKIAEGTSALVLDVKFGSGAFLKDIERSRELARTMVELGRDAGVATSALLTDMNVPLGLTIGNANEVRESVEVLAGGGPADIVELTVALAREMLTLAGRPDEDVEAALKDGRAMDKWREVIRAQGGDPDAPLPVATDTHTVVADEDGILVEQQALPFGIAAWRLGAGRARKQDPVQHAAGIDLHAKPGDTVRKGQPLFTLSADEPARFERALEALEGAYRIAPTGTAFERGPLIADRIA from the coding sequence GTGAGCGACCTTGCAGGAGAGGTCGAGGCGTTCGACGCCGTCGACCTGATCAGGACCAAGCGCGACCGCGGCGAGCTCAGCACCGCCGAGATCGACTGGCTGGTGGACGCGTACACGCGCGGCTACGTCGGCGATGAGCAGATGTCGGCGATGACCATGGCGATCTTCCTCAACGGGATGACGCGCCGTGAGATCAAGGACCTCACGCTCGCGATGATCGCGTCGGGCGAGCGGATGGACTTCTCCGGCCTCGGCAAGCCGACCGCCGACAAGCACTCCACCGGCGGCGTGGGCGACAAGATCACCCTGCCGCTGATGCCGCTGGTCGCGACCTTCGGCGTCGCGGTGCCGCAGCTCTCCGGCCGCGGACTCGGCCACACCGGCGGCACGCTGGACAAGCTGGAGAGCATCCCGGGCTGGCGCGCGAGCCTCAGCAACGCGGAGATGTTCGCCCAGCTCCAGAACGAGGGCGGCGTCATCTGCGCCGCCGGTTCGGGCCTGGCGCCGGCGGACGGCAAGCTCTACGCGCTGCGCGACATCACAGGGACGGTCGAGGCCATCCCGCTGATCGCATCCTCGATCATGTCGAAGAAGATCGCCGAGGGGACGAGCGCGCTCGTCCTCGACGTGAAGTTCGGCTCGGGCGCGTTCCTCAAGGACATCGAGCGGTCCCGCGAGCTCGCCCGCACGATGGTCGAGCTGGGCCGGGACGCGGGGGTCGCCACCTCCGCGCTGCTGACGGACATGAACGTCCCCCTGGGCCTCACCATCGGCAATGCGAACGAGGTCCGTGAGTCGGTCGAGGTCCTCGCCGGCGGGGGGCCGGCCGACATCGTCGAGCTGACCGTCGCGCTGGCACGCGAGATGCTGACTCTCGCCGGACGTCCGGACGAGGACGTCGAGGCGGCGCTCAAGGATGGCCGCGCGATGGACAAGTGGCGCGAGGTCATCCGAGCGCAGGGCGGCGACCCCGACGCCCCGCTGCCGGTCGCCACGGACACGCACACGGTCGTGGCGGACGAGGACGGCATCCTGGTCGAGCAGCAGGCCCTGCCGTTCGGCATCGCCGCGTGGCGCCTCGGCGCCGGCCGCGCCCGCAAGCAGGACCCGGTGCAGCACGCAGCGGGCATCGACCTGCACGCGAAGCCCGGCGACACCGTCCGCAAGGGCCAGCCGCTGTTCACCCTCTCGGCCGACGAGCCCGCCCGCTTCGAGCGCGCGCTCGAGGCGCTGGAGGGCGCCTACCGCATCGCGCCGACGGGCACCGCGTTCGAGCGCGGCCCGCTGATCGCCGACCGCATCGCCTAA
- a CDS encoding adenosine deaminase encodes MSDAWNEYALADGTEIRPLPKVSLHDHLDGGLRPATVLELGAEIGLELPAQDATELGRWFAEKSNSGSLVEYLKTFDLTTAVMQTREGLSRVAREFVQDLGDDGVVYGEIRWAPEQHLSRGLTLDETVEAVQEGVEQGIQDVRNAGGRIRVGQLVTAMRHNDRGLEIAELAVRHRDRGVVGFDIAGPEAGFPPSNHRAAFDYLAAQFFPATVHAGEADGLDSIRSALLDGRALRLGHGVRLAEDITIERQDDENTYVTLGNLSQWVKDREIALETSPTSNLQTGAIAAWGDDILDHPFDLLYQLGFRVTVNTDNRLMSGTTLTREMSILADAFAYDRTDLEIFQLNAAAGAFLPLEEREELAEIITAGFEGS; translated from the coding sequence ATGAGCGACGCCTGGAACGAGTACGCGCTGGCCGACGGCACCGAGATCCGTCCGCTGCCCAAGGTCTCCCTGCACGACCACCTCGACGGCGGCCTCCGGCCGGCGACGGTGCTGGAGCTGGGCGCCGAGATCGGCCTGGAGCTGCCGGCGCAGGATGCGACCGAGCTCGGCCGCTGGTTCGCCGAGAAGTCGAACTCGGGCTCCCTGGTCGAGTACCTGAAGACATTCGACCTGACCACCGCTGTGATGCAGACCCGCGAGGGTCTCAGCCGCGTCGCCCGCGAGTTCGTCCAGGACCTCGGCGACGACGGCGTCGTGTACGGCGAGATCCGCTGGGCGCCCGAGCAGCACCTCAGCCGCGGACTGACTCTCGACGAGACCGTCGAGGCCGTTCAGGAGGGCGTCGAGCAGGGCATTCAGGACGTCCGGAACGCCGGTGGGCGCATCCGGGTCGGCCAGCTGGTCACGGCCATGCGGCACAACGACCGCGGGCTGGAGATCGCCGAGCTCGCCGTCCGCCACCGCGACCGCGGCGTGGTCGGCTTCGACATCGCCGGTCCCGAGGCGGGCTTCCCGCCCTCGAACCACCGCGCGGCGTTCGACTACCTGGCCGCTCAGTTCTTCCCCGCCACCGTGCACGCGGGCGAGGCGGACGGCCTCGACAGCATCCGGAGCGCGCTGCTCGACGGGCGCGCCCTGCGTCTCGGCCACGGCGTGCGCCTGGCGGAGGACATCACGATCGAGCGCCAGGACGACGAGAACACCTACGTCACGCTCGGCAACCTGTCCCAGTGGGTGAAGGACCGCGAGATCGCGCTCGAGACGAGCCCGACCTCCAACCTGCAGACCGGTGCCATCGCGGCCTGGGGCGACGACATCCTCGACCACCCGTTCGACCTGCTCTACCAGCTGGGCTTCAGGGTCACCGTGAACACCGACAACCGCCTGATGAGCGGCACCACGCTGACGCGCGAGATGAGCATCCTGGCCGACGCCTTCGCCTACGACCGCACCGACCTGGAGATCTTCCAGCTCAACGCCGCGGCCGGCGCCTTCCTCCCGCTCGAGGAGCGTGAGGAACTGGCCGAGATCATCACAGCAGGTTTCGAGGGTTCGTAG
- a CDS encoding PTS ascorbate transporter subunit IIA, producing the protein MSLPPLPDSAITVGAHADDWRQAVELAGEALARSGATEQGYAQRMIQVIEEFGAYIVIAPGLALAHARPGPDVNTDGLSVVTLDDPVVFGHPHNDPVSVVLGLAVSTPEAHVTSVAELANVFNDPEAIPALAAATDVADVQRILTLSEEEASR; encoded by the coding sequence ATGTCACTGCCACCGCTGCCTGATTCCGCCATCACCGTCGGCGCGCACGCTGACGACTGGCGTCAGGCGGTCGAGCTGGCCGGTGAGGCACTGGCCCGCTCGGGAGCGACGGAGCAGGGCTACGCGCAGCGGATGATCCAGGTGATCGAGGAGTTCGGCGCCTACATCGTGATCGCGCCCGGTCTCGCACTGGCGCACGCGCGCCCCGGGCCCGACGTGAACACTGACGGCCTGTCGGTCGTCACCCTCGACGACCCGGTCGTCTTCGGTCACCCGCACAACGACCCGGTGTCGGTCGTGCTCGGGCTCGCGGTCTCGACGCCCGAGGCGCACGTGACGAGCGTCGCCGAGCTGGCGAATGTCTTCAACGACCCGGAGGCGATCCCGGCGCTGGCCGCGGCGACCGACGTGGCCGACGTGCAGCGCATCCTCACGCTGAGCGAAGAAGAGGCGTCGCGGTGA
- a CDS encoding PTS ascorbate transporter subunit IIB, with protein sequence MKIVAICGVGVGTSGILKVNAERVLDRLGIDADVTASDAAHIGEAAADAQVVLTSPELVDRIGKTNADVIVVHNYFDLEELEQKLDEALG encoded by the coding sequence GTGAAGATCGTCGCGATCTGCGGCGTGGGAGTCGGCACCTCCGGCATCCTGAAGGTGAACGCCGAGCGCGTGCTCGACCGGCTCGGGATCGACGCCGACGTGACCGCGTCCGACGCGGCCCACATCGGCGAGGCGGCGGCGGATGCGCAGGTCGTGCTCACCTCGCCGGAGCTGGTGGACCGCATCGGAAAGACCAATGCCGACGTCATCGTCGTGCACAACTACTTCGACCTCGAAGAACTCGAGCAGAAGCTCGACGAAGCCCTCGGCTAA
- a CDS encoding transcriptional regulator → MTDYPSPDIQDVQLVDVLRAVGDPIRLQIVRVLADGRPHPKTLTEWGVDVQKSTMAHHFKTLREGGVTRTIVSGRTHEIQLRRDELDQRFPGLIEALLRG, encoded by the coding sequence ATGACCGACTACCCCAGCCCCGACATCCAGGACGTGCAGCTCGTCGACGTCCTGCGTGCGGTCGGCGACCCCATCCGGCTCCAGATCGTCCGTGTCCTGGCCGACGGCAGGCCGCACCCCAAGACGCTCACCGAGTGGGGTGTCGACGTGCAGAAGTCGACCATGGCGCACCACTTCAAGACGCTGCGCGAGGGCGGCGTCACCCGCACCATCGTCAGCGGCCGGACGCACGAGATCCAGCTGCGCAGGGACGAGCTCGACCAGCGGTTCCCCGGCCTGATCGAGGCGCTGCTGCGCGGTTAG
- a CDS encoding phosphomannomutase, with protein MTDTTKDTPQLLADARAWLAQDPDPETREELESLIVAAEAGSAEAIADLHSRFDERLAFGTAGLRGAIAAGPNRMNRVLVAQAAAGFARWLLEHAEGGTPSVVIGYDGRKNSDVFARDTAELMAGVGVHAILLPRLLPTPVLAFAVRHLDASAGVMVTASHNPPNDNGYKVYLGGEDHGSQIVSPVDAEIAAHILDVAQGSVADLPRSDRYEVASDDVEQAYIDATVAVAATETPRDAVSFVYTAMHGVGWRTAREVFARAGFAEPTPVTAQIDPDPAFPTVAFPNPEEPGAMDLSFAAARESGADLVIANDPDADRLAVAIPDPSSTDGYRRLSGNEVGALLGWRAAELAEARADDRGPIGTLACSIVSSPALAAVARAYKLDFADTLTGFKWVSRAPGLIYGYEEALGYLVNPETVRDKDGISAAVAFLDLANGLAAEGISVAQRLDAFAERFGFFASDQVSLRVTDLSRIGEIMAALRSTPPSHLGEVKVAQIDDLKDGFGGLPPSDVLRILLEDGSRVMVRPSGTEPKLKIYIDASSDEGSLEERRATATSRVAALAEAMRLLTA; from the coding sequence GTGACCGACACGACGAAGGACACCCCGCAGCTGCTCGCCGACGCCCGCGCCTGGCTGGCGCAGGACCCCGACCCGGAGACCCGCGAAGAGCTCGAGTCGCTGATCGTCGCCGCGGAGGCGGGCTCCGCCGAGGCCATCGCCGACCTCCACTCGCGGTTCGACGAGCGTCTCGCCTTCGGCACCGCCGGACTGCGCGGCGCGATCGCCGCCGGCCCCAACCGGATGAACCGCGTGCTGGTGGCCCAGGCCGCCGCCGGGTTCGCCCGCTGGCTCCTCGAGCACGCTGAGGGCGGCACGCCGTCGGTCGTGATCGGCTACGACGGCCGCAAGAACTCCGACGTCTTCGCCCGCGACACGGCAGAGCTGATGGCGGGCGTCGGCGTGCACGCGATCCTGCTCCCCCGCCTCCTGCCGACCCCGGTGCTGGCCTTCGCCGTCCGGCACCTGGACGCGAGCGCGGGCGTCATGGTGACCGCCAGCCACAACCCGCCGAACGACAACGGGTACAAGGTCTACCTGGGCGGCGAGGACCACGGCTCGCAGATCGTGTCCCCGGTGGATGCGGAGATCGCCGCGCATATCCTCGACGTCGCGCAGGGCAGCGTGGCAGACCTCCCGCGCTCCGACCGGTACGAGGTCGCGTCCGACGACGTGGAGCAGGCGTACATCGACGCCACCGTCGCCGTCGCGGCCACGGAGACTCCGCGGGACGCCGTGTCGTTCGTGTACACCGCCATGCACGGCGTCGGATGGCGCACAGCACGCGAGGTCTTCGCCCGCGCGGGCTTCGCCGAGCCCACCCCGGTGACCGCACAGATCGATCCCGACCCCGCGTTCCCCACGGTCGCGTTCCCGAACCCGGAGGAGCCCGGCGCGATGGATCTGTCCTTCGCCGCCGCGCGGGAATCCGGCGCCGACCTGGTGATCGCCAACGACCCCGACGCCGACCGGCTCGCCGTCGCCATCCCCGACCCGTCGAGCACGGACGGCTATCGCCGGCTCTCCGGCAACGAGGTGGGCGCGCTGCTCGGCTGGCGCGCCGCCGAGCTCGCCGAGGCGCGGGCGGACGACCGCGGGCCGATCGGCACGCTGGCCTGCTCGATCGTCTCCTCCCCCGCCCTCGCCGCCGTCGCTCGCGCCTACAAGCTGGACTTCGCGGACACGCTGACCGGCTTCAAGTGGGTCTCGCGGGCACCGGGTCTCATCTACGGCTACGAGGAGGCCCTCGGCTACCTCGTGAACCCCGAGACGGTGCGCGACAAGGACGGCATCTCGGCCGCCGTCGCGTTCCTCGACCTGGCGAACGGCCTGGCCGCCGAGGGGATCAGCGTGGCCCAGCGCCTGGACGCCTTCGCCGAGCGCTTCGGGTTCTTCGCCAGCGACCAGGTCTCGCTGCGCGTCACGGACCTGTCGCGCATCGGCGAGATCATGGCGGCGCTGCGGTCCACCCCGCCGAGCCACCTCGGCGAGGTGAAGGTCGCGCAGATCGACGACCTGAAGGACGGCTTCGGCGGCCTTCCGCCGAGCGACGTGCTGCGCATCCTGCTCGAGGACGGCTCCCGCGTCATGGTCCGCCCGAGCGGCACCGAGCCGAAGCTCAAGATCTACATCGACGCCTCGAGCGACGAGGGCAGCCTGGAGGAGCGCCGCGCGACCGCGACCTCCCGCGTGGCCGCCCTCGCCGAGGCGATGCGACTGCTGACCGCCTGA
- a CDS encoding purine-nucleoside phosphorylase, with product MSDSFTNPLDDPAADPFEIAREAASQLAEKTGVQRHDIALTLGSGWGKAADLIGETVATVPATEIVGFSKPALEGHVGTLRSVRLANGKHALVIGARTHYYENHGVRRVVHSVRTAAAAGATTMVLTNGAGGIKDHWKPGTPVLISDHINLTADSPLEGATFIDLTDLYSQRLRDLARTIEPSLDEGVYTQFRGPHYETPAEVQMAKAIGGHIVGMSTALEAIAARQAGMEILGMSLVTNLAAGIQKTPLSHQEVIEAGRAAEPVISALLAQIVEAL from the coding sequence ATGTCGGATTCCTTCACGAACCCCCTCGACGACCCCGCCGCCGACCCGTTCGAGATCGCGCGCGAAGCCGCCTCGCAGCTGGCTGAGAAGACCGGTGTGCAGCGCCACGACATCGCCCTCACTTTGGGGAGCGGATGGGGCAAGGCAGCGGACCTGATCGGCGAAACCGTGGCGACCGTCCCGGCCACCGAGATCGTCGGTTTCAGCAAGCCCGCCCTGGAGGGCCACGTCGGCACCCTGCGTTCCGTCCGCCTGGCCAACGGCAAGCACGCTCTGGTCATCGGCGCGCGCACCCATTACTACGAGAACCACGGCGTCCGCCGTGTCGTCCACAGCGTGCGCACCGCGGCCGCAGCCGGAGCGACCACGATGGTCCTCACCAACGGCGCCGGCGGGATCAAGGACCACTGGAAGCCCGGCACGCCGGTGCTCATCAGCGACCACATCAACCTGACGGCCGACTCCCCCTTGGAGGGCGCGACCTTCATCGACCTCACGGACCTCTACTCGCAGCGCCTCCGCGACCTCGCGCGCACCATCGAACCGTCGCTCGACGAGGGCGTGTACACGCAGTTCCGCGGCCCGCACTACGAGACGCCGGCCGAGGTCCAGATGGCGAAGGCGATCGGCGGCCACATCGTCGGCATGTCGACCGCCCTCGAGGCGATCGCGGCGCGTCAGGCCGGGATGGAGATCCTGGGCATGTCGCTCGTCACCAACCTCGCCGCGGGCATCCAGAAGACCCCGCTGAGCCACCAGGAGGTCATCGAGGCCGGCCGCGCCGCCGAGCCGGTGATCAGCGCCCTGCTCGCCCAGATCGTGGAGGCGCTGTGA